A DNA window from Labilithrix sp. contains the following coding sequences:
- the lhgO gene encoding L-2-hydroxyglutarate oxidase yields the protein MSELQDVAVVGGGIVGMASACELLATPSRKVVVLEAEATLGEHQTGRNSGVIHSGAYYKPGSLKATLCREGREAMYTFCAERGITHERCGKVIVATRPEEVPALRRIEERARANGLAPVRSSASEVREHEPHVRCVEGLFIEETGIVRYADVLRSMADLVRERGGEVRTGARVTAIHRDGTSFVVTTTAGEVRAKNLLNCAGLQSDRVARLAGAEVDLRIIPFRGEYYDLVPARRGLCKNLIYPVPDPSFPFLGVHLTRAPDGSVEAGPNAVLAFKREGYRFGDVSFDDVVEYLEFSGFWKLVTRHARTGVYEVYRSLSKAAFVRSVQALVPEVRAEDLVVGRAGVRAQAVEPDGSLVDDFRIVAGPAMLHVLNAPSPAATASLAIAKHIVNEADRVFRA from the coding sequence GTGTCGGAGCTTCAAGACGTCGCCGTCGTCGGCGGCGGGATCGTCGGAATGGCCTCGGCGTGCGAGCTCCTCGCGACGCCGTCACGCAAGGTGGTCGTGCTCGAGGCGGAGGCGACGCTCGGCGAGCACCAGACCGGCCGCAACAGCGGCGTGATCCACTCCGGCGCGTACTACAAGCCGGGCTCGCTGAAGGCCACGCTCTGCCGCGAGGGCCGCGAGGCGATGTACACCTTCTGCGCGGAGCGCGGCATCACCCACGAGCGCTGCGGCAAAGTCATCGTCGCCACGCGCCCGGAGGAGGTTCCCGCCCTCCGCCGCATCGAGGAGCGCGCGCGCGCGAACGGCCTCGCTCCCGTGCGCTCGAGCGCGAGCGAGGTCCGCGAGCACGAGCCGCACGTGCGATGCGTGGAGGGGCTCTTCATCGAGGAGACCGGGATCGTGCGCTACGCCGACGTGCTCCGCTCGATGGCCGACCTCGTCCGCGAGCGCGGCGGCGAGGTGCGCACCGGCGCGCGCGTCACCGCGATTCATCGCGACGGGACGAGCTTCGTCGTGACCACCACCGCGGGCGAGGTCCGGGCGAAGAACCTGCTGAACTGCGCGGGCCTCCAGTCGGATCGCGTCGCGCGCCTCGCGGGGGCGGAGGTCGACCTCCGGATCATCCCGTTCCGCGGCGAGTACTACGACCTCGTCCCCGCGCGGCGCGGGCTCTGCAAGAACCTGATCTACCCGGTGCCCGATCCGTCGTTCCCGTTCCTCGGCGTCCACCTCACGCGCGCGCCGGACGGCTCGGTCGAGGCGGGACCGAACGCGGTGCTCGCCTTCAAGCGCGAGGGCTATCGCTTCGGCGACGTGTCGTTCGACGACGTCGTCGAGTACCTCGAGTTCTCCGGCTTCTGGAAGCTCGTGACGCGTCACGCGCGCACCGGCGTCTACGAGGTGTATCGATCGCTCTCGAAGGCGGCGTTCGTCCGCTCGGTGCAGGCGCTCGTCCCGGAGGTCCGCGCCGAGGACCTCGTCGTCGGACGCGCCGGCGTGCGCGCGCAGGCGGTCGAGCCGGACGGCAGCCTCGTCGACGACTTCCGCATCGTGGCGGGCCCCGCGATGCTCCACGTCCTCAACGCGCCGTCCCCCGCCGCGACCGCCTCGCTCGCGATCGCGAAGCACATCGTGAACGAGGCCGACCGAGTCTTCCGTGCGTAG
- a CDS encoding glutathione S-transferase N-terminal domain-containing protein yields the protein MRSRLVLVGEGFSPWTEKARWALDHQRLSYRYEEYTPLVGEPWLRVRARRVRGPISVPYLLGSGGLSIGDSFAIAREADRIGDGAPLVPADLLDAIAIWNERSERLMRAGRAQILARTEQSREVQMESLPGHLPRALRGVLAPSVRLGTAYLRKKYAVRPVPDEELEVDLAAIRAAIAGREAQSLLDRFTLADVAIATALQAVRPHRSMPRGLLPAQREAWARPALAARWEDVLAWRDAMIARHGA from the coding sequence GTGCGTAGCCGCCTCGTCCTCGTCGGGGAGGGCTTCTCGCCGTGGACGGAGAAGGCGCGCTGGGCGCTCGACCATCAACGGCTCTCCTATCGCTACGAGGAGTACACGCCGCTGGTCGGCGAGCCCTGGTTGCGGGTCCGCGCGCGGCGCGTTCGGGGACCGATCAGCGTGCCGTACCTCCTGGGCTCGGGCGGGCTCTCGATCGGAGACTCGTTCGCGATCGCGCGGGAGGCGGACCGGATCGGCGACGGGGCGCCCCTCGTGCCGGCGGACCTCCTCGACGCGATCGCGATATGGAACGAGCGGAGCGAGCGGCTCATGCGCGCCGGTCGCGCGCAGATCCTCGCGCGGACCGAGCAGAGCAGAGAGGTGCAAATGGAGAGCCTGCCGGGGCATCTCCCGCGTGCGCTTCGCGGCGTCCTCGCGCCGTCGGTTCGGCTCGGCACCGCCTACCTGCGGAAGAAGTACGCCGTCCGTCCCGTCCCCGACGAAGAGCTCGAGGTGGACCTCGCCGCGATCCGCGCCGCGATCGCCGGCCGAGAGGCGCAGTCGCTCCTCGACCGCTTCACGCTCGCCGACGTCGCGATCGCGACCGCGCTGCAGGCCGTGCGCCCGCACCGCTCGATGCCCCGCGGCCTCCTCCCGGCGCAACGCGAAGCATGGGCGCGCCCGGCCCTCGCCGCTCGATGGGAAGACGTCCTCGCCTGGCGCGACGCGATGATCGCTCGCCATGGAGCGTAG
- a CDS encoding helix-turn-helix domain-containing protein: MDLLAVLRRTEGRSDARSLVQRGVALAALDEWEDALALLERAQALFTSAGDRRAAARARLAALEVSVFRRDVAGAEEALAASARELAALGDHANAAWARVVAARLGILLGRGSEALRALEAIGANEDAPRTVRAIALLAAGEAALRFRRASLAADLFAAARSLADANRGALRSEIERALAALKEPIAIAIERGEETTIDVRALEALVTPAPMGGDRRVVVDALAGEVIGPGGERRSLRGRPALLALVVAFAQAHPRAVDWRTLGTSAMGAPRPNESHRARLKVELGRLRRVLPPGVALRSLGAGSWILDVPARVVTLVPLLPRGADERVLALLADGRAWRVIDLAEALGAGARATQRDLAALAARGLVRKTGRGPATRWHAPGRAESIASQMLLLGVDGAP; the protein is encoded by the coding sequence ATGGATCTCCTCGCCGTCCTGCGCAGAACGGAGGGTAGGAGCGACGCGCGCTCGCTCGTGCAGCGCGGCGTCGCGCTCGCGGCGCTGGACGAGTGGGAGGACGCGCTCGCGCTCCTCGAGCGAGCGCAGGCGCTCTTCACGAGCGCGGGTGACCGGCGCGCAGCGGCTCGCGCGCGCCTCGCCGCGCTCGAGGTCTCGGTGTTCCGCCGCGACGTCGCCGGTGCGGAGGAGGCGCTCGCCGCGTCGGCGCGCGAGCTCGCCGCGCTCGGCGATCACGCGAACGCCGCGTGGGCGCGCGTCGTCGCCGCGCGCCTCGGCATCCTCCTCGGTCGCGGCAGCGAGGCGCTCCGCGCGCTCGAGGCGATCGGCGCGAACGAGGACGCGCCGCGCACGGTGCGGGCGATCGCGCTCCTCGCTGCCGGTGAGGCGGCGCTCCGCTTTCGGCGCGCGTCCCTCGCGGCCGATCTCTTCGCCGCCGCGCGCTCGCTCGCGGACGCGAACCGCGGGGCGCTGCGCTCCGAGATCGAGCGCGCGCTCGCTGCGCTGAAAGAGCCGATCGCGATCGCGATCGAACGAGGCGAGGAGACGACGATCGACGTCCGCGCGCTCGAGGCGCTCGTCACGCCGGCGCCGATGGGAGGCGACCGGCGCGTCGTCGTCGACGCCCTCGCGGGCGAGGTGATCGGGCCTGGCGGTGAGCGCCGCTCGCTTCGAGGAAGACCCGCGCTCCTCGCGCTCGTGGTCGCGTTCGCGCAGGCGCACCCGCGCGCCGTCGACTGGCGGACGCTCGGCACCTCGGCGATGGGCGCCCCGCGCCCGAACGAGTCGCACCGCGCGCGGCTCAAGGTGGAGCTCGGCCGCCTCCGCCGCGTGCTCCCGCCCGGCGTCGCGCTCCGCTCGCTCGGCGCGGGATCGTGGATCCTCGACGTGCCCGCGCGCGTCGTCACCCTGGTCCCGCTCCTGCCGCGCGGCGCCGACGAGCGTGTCCTCGCGCTCCTCGCCGACGGCCGCGCCTGGCGGGTGATCGATCTCGCCGAGGCGCTCGGGGCGGGAGCACGCGCGACGCAGCGAGACCTCGCCGCGCTCGCCGCGCGCGGGCTCGTCCGCAAGACGGGCCGCGGTCCTGCTACGCGCTGGCACGCGCCGGGCCGCGCCGAGTCGATCGCGTCGCAGATGTTACTTCTCGGCGTCGATGGCGCGCCATAA
- a CDS encoding glutamine cyclotransferase translates to MNTMESTRHTAEILMEHSVAGVKDVHGVTFDGRDVWFAHGDGGEVVRIDPETGARRGALHVSGADAGVAFDGVHLWVIAGKQIHRVDRETGAIERSIPTPEGASVSGLAFHGDALWVGDFRGKKLHKLDAKTGAVLRTIESDRFVTGVSFSDDELWHGTYEGEGDDVRTELRRIDATSGEVQEVVTFPPGAVISGVEATTDRIFCGDHRAGKIRVVRRPRMTRAQRG, encoded by the coding sequence ATGAACACGATGGAAAGCACGCGGCACACGGCGGAGATCCTGATGGAGCACTCCGTCGCCGGTGTCAAAGACGTCCACGGCGTCACGTTCGACGGCCGGGACGTATGGTTCGCTCACGGCGACGGCGGCGAGGTCGTCCGCATCGATCCGGAGACCGGCGCGCGGAGGGGCGCGCTCCACGTCTCCGGAGCCGACGCGGGCGTGGCCTTCGACGGCGTCCACCTCTGGGTCATCGCCGGCAAACAAATTCACCGCGTCGATCGCGAGACGGGAGCGATCGAGCGCTCGATCCCGACGCCGGAGGGCGCGAGCGTGTCGGGCCTCGCCTTCCACGGCGATGCGCTTTGGGTCGGAGACTTCCGCGGCAAGAAGCTCCACAAGCTCGACGCGAAGACCGGCGCGGTGCTCCGCACGATCGAGTCCGATCGCTTCGTCACCGGCGTGAGCTTCTCGGACGACGAGCTCTGGCACGGCACCTACGAAGGCGAAGGCGACGACGTCCGAACGGAGCTCCGGCGGATCGACGCGACGAGCGGCGAGGTCCAGGAGGTGGTGACGTTCCCGCCCGGCGCGGTCATCAGCGGCGTGGAGGCGACCACGGACCGGATCTTCTGCGGCGACCATCGCGCGGGGAAGATCCGCGTCGTACGCCGCCCGCGCATGACGCGCGCTCAGCGCGGGTAG
- the thiO gene encoding glycine oxidase ThiO — MRVVVIGGGVMGCATALELARRGVRDVVVLERAVPGAEASSAAAGMLAAQVESHDDGERARYVLARAAYASWAEELRAETGIDIGYRRSGVLEIAASAEDEERLRARVRSNEAAGLAASWVDAAGARALEPALTSDLRGAAWFPDEAQIDPPQLLRALVAAVARSGVVVRSGSTVSALALEGEACRGVIVDGGEELAADAVVLAAGSWSSLVPGVPRSLAVRPVRGQLVLLEERPPRLRRIVFGGGGYVVPRGDGRVVCGSTMEDVGHRREVTAAGVQGILANAIRIAPALGAAELSRAWCNFRPHAAGGPLVGASSVRGLFLATGHHRNGILLAKVTAEAAAAAVVTASA, encoded by the coding sequence ATGCGCGTCGTCGTCATCGGCGGTGGGGTCATGGGCTGCGCGACCGCGCTCGAGCTCGCGCGGCGGGGCGTCCGCGACGTCGTCGTCCTCGAGCGCGCGGTGCCCGGCGCGGAGGCGTCCTCGGCGGCGGCGGGGATGCTCGCGGCGCAGGTCGAGTCCCACGACGACGGCGAGCGCGCGCGCTACGTCCTCGCGCGCGCGGCGTACGCGAGCTGGGCGGAGGAGCTCCGCGCGGAGACCGGGATCGACATCGGCTACCGGAGGAGCGGCGTCCTCGAGATCGCGGCGAGCGCGGAGGACGAGGAGCGCCTCCGCGCGCGCGTGCGCTCGAACGAGGCGGCCGGGCTCGCGGCGTCGTGGGTCGACGCGGCGGGGGCCCGCGCGCTCGAGCCCGCGCTGACGTCCGACCTCCGCGGCGCGGCGTGGTTCCCGGACGAAGCGCAGATCGATCCCCCGCAGCTCCTCCGCGCGCTCGTCGCCGCGGTCGCGCGTTCGGGCGTCGTCGTGCGGTCGGGGTCCACCGTGAGCGCGCTCGCGCTCGAGGGCGAGGCGTGCCGCGGCGTGATCGTCGACGGTGGCGAGGAGCTCGCGGCCGACGCGGTCGTCCTCGCGGCGGGGAGCTGGTCGTCGCTCGTCCCCGGCGTCCCGCGCTCGCTCGCGGTGCGGCCCGTGCGCGGTCAGCTCGTGCTGCTCGAGGAGCGGCCGCCGCGGCTCCGGCGCATCGTGTTCGGCGGCGGCGGCTACGTCGTGCCGCGCGGCGACGGCCGCGTCGTCTGCGGCTCGACGATGGAGGACGTCGGGCACCGGCGCGAGGTCACCGCCGCGGGCGTGCAGGGGATCCTCGCGAACGCGATCCGCATCGCGCCGGCGCTCGGCGCGGCCGAGCTATCGCGTGCATGGTGCAACTTTCGCCCGCACGCCGCGGGCGGCCCGCTCGTCGGGGCGTCATCGGTGCGGGGGCTCTTCCTCGCGACGGGGCATCACCGCAACGGCATCCTCCTCGCGAAGGTCACCGCCGAGGCCGCCGCCGCCGCGGTGGTCACAGCCAGCGCCTGA
- a CDS encoding class I SAM-dependent methyltransferase: protein MKFDDYARSYEGLHKSSIAASGEDPAYFHDYKIECLRRRGILEGPLLDYGCGTGNLLERFARVLDEVHGYDPSAESLREAKERAPSATLHSEIDSLPRGHFALAVLSGVLHHVPTRERRDVLERVRASLRPGGRIVVFEHNPLNPLTRRAVAMCPFDDDAILLWPWEARRRLRAAGFRRVSLDYIVFFPKPLAFLRRFEPHLHMLAIGAQQMLIGERAAAP from the coding sequence ATGAAGTTCGACGATTACGCGAGGTCGTACGAAGGGCTGCACAAGAGCAGCATCGCGGCGAGCGGCGAGGATCCGGCGTACTTCCACGACTACAAGATCGAGTGCCTGCGGCGCCGCGGCATCCTCGAGGGGCCGCTCCTCGACTACGGCTGCGGCACCGGGAACCTGCTCGAGCGGTTCGCGCGCGTCCTCGACGAGGTCCACGGGTACGATCCGTCGGCGGAGAGCCTGCGCGAGGCGAAGGAGCGGGCGCCGAGCGCGACGCTGCACTCCGAGATCGACAGCCTGCCGCGCGGTCACTTCGCGCTCGCGGTCCTCTCCGGCGTGCTCCACCATGTCCCGACGCGGGAGCGGCGCGACGTGCTCGAGCGGGTGCGCGCCTCGCTTCGTCCCGGCGGCCGGATCGTGGTCTTCGAGCACAACCCGCTGAACCCGCTCACGCGGCGCGCGGTCGCGATGTGCCCGTTCGACGACGACGCGATCCTGCTCTGGCCGTGGGAGGCGCGCCGCCGGCTCCGCGCCGCGGGCTTCCGCCGCGTGAGCCTCGACTACATCGTCTTCTTCCCGAAGCCGCTCGCCTTCCTGCGCCGCTTCGAGCCACACCTCCACATGCTCGCGATCGGCGCGCAGCAGATGCTCATCGGGGAGCGGGCAGCTGCGCCTTGA
- a CDS encoding alpha/beta hydrolase, producing MLRLLRLFLAAFWQTLKRRRTRGPARPSWSFSFECVVAFLRLDWEESSTWPLPRVRAVTDARPIPQDQVKKTATRDGTLAGLRTRWFVPPGARDDGALLFFHGGSYAFGSAWTTHADVIARLALASGVTAIAVDYRLAPEDPFPAAHEDAITAFDALVADGMKADRIVVGGDSAGGNLALELQLALRDRGGPQAKGALLLSPWADLEMPGASFLDNDPYDFGDRKTLVAQAKAYAGEVPLSDPRLSPVNASFAGLAPAFVSAGECEIPRDDILRLAARMKDDGVDVTLDVAPDMPHDPAVFAQYHPNGEAALQAAARWIKAQLPAPR from the coding sequence GTGCTTCGGCTTCTTCGCCTCTTCCTCGCCGCTTTCTGGCAGACCCTGAAGCGACGTCGCACGCGCGGGCCGGCGCGTCCCTCCTGGTCGTTCTCGTTCGAATGCGTCGTCGCGTTCCTGCGCCTCGACTGGGAAGAGTCGAGCACCTGGCCCCTCCCGCGCGTCCGCGCCGTGACCGACGCGCGGCCGATCCCGCAGGATCAGGTGAAGAAGACGGCGACGCGCGACGGCACGCTCGCCGGGCTCCGCACGCGCTGGTTCGTGCCGCCCGGCGCGCGCGACGACGGCGCCCTCCTCTTCTTCCACGGCGGGTCGTACGCCTTCGGCTCCGCGTGGACGACGCACGCCGACGTCATCGCGCGGCTCGCCCTCGCGAGCGGCGTCACCGCGATCGCGGTCGACTACCGCCTCGCGCCGGAGGATCCGTTCCCCGCCGCGCACGAGGACGCGATCACCGCGTTCGACGCGCTCGTCGCGGACGGCATGAAGGCGGACCGCATCGTCGTCGGCGGCGACTCCGCCGGCGGCAACCTCGCGCTCGAGCTGCAGCTCGCGCTCCGCGATCGCGGCGGGCCGCAGGCGAAGGGCGCCCTCCTCCTCTCTCCGTGGGCCGACCTCGAGATGCCGGGCGCGTCGTTCCTCGACAACGACCCCTACGACTTCGGCGACCGGAAGACGCTCGTCGCGCAGGCGAAGGCGTACGCGGGTGAGGTGCCGCTCTCGGACCCGCGCCTCTCGCCCGTGAACGCGAGCTTCGCCGGCCTCGCGCCTGCGTTCGTGAGCGCGGGAGAGTGCGAGATCCCGCGCGACGACATCCTCCGCCTCGCCGCGCGGATGAAGGACGACGGCGTCGACGTCACGCTCGACGTCGCGCCGGACATGCCGCACGACCCGGCCGTGTTCGCGCAGTACCACCCGAACGGCGAGGCCGCGCTCCAGGCGGCCGCGCGCTGGATCAAGGCGCAGCTGCCCGCTCCCCGATGA
- a CDS encoding glycosyltransferase, producing the protein MSRPELSLVIPIYNEEEVLPQLDVRLKELLGKLDGLTTEVVFVNDGSKDASMDILRRMAGHEPRYKVLGFSRNFGHQRAITAGMDKARGRAIVVMDADLQDPPEVILEMVAKWKQGFDVVYGRRRSRVGESWFKLFTAKWFYRVFAALIPIEVPLDAGDFRLMSRRVVRTLSGLRENHRFVRGLVAWVGFKQTAVEYDRAARAAGETKYPLKKMLAFALDGIASFSIQPLRFATYIGVFVGAASVLYAIASIITYAAGMNVPGWTTQVVLVAFLFSVQFFMLGVLGEYVGRIYEQSKRRPLYVLSERINFGSKKRSRKLATNDIVEAVRAPSFPPPSGRTPSVPPALPRTSKPPSVTTAAATPASVPPQAAARPASVPPSVGAQAAAKPASMGVQAAAKSASVGVQAAGEVPPPPAAVVAAGAVAEASISSHMPARKSVTPAPPATASNKPPPLKLSSSLSSIPAAPHAPATGPAGPPRSASSASVPPPLPRTPSAPPVAAEPRTTPSAPPVRPAGHTPSAPPVRPAGHTPSAPPVRPAGHTPSAPPVRPAGHTPSAPAVRPSGHTPSAPAVRPSGHTPSAPAVRPSGYTPNAPAVRPSGRTPSAPPGAATPSVPPRAATPSAPPGAATPSVPPAPPGAATPSAPPGAVKSVPPSMRTPSAPPVQRASVSAMRAAAGAPPPSKNPSGAPRAPSVPAMRAAKADAMPETARSPSAVPTATTDEPSDT; encoded by the coding sequence ATGTCGCGCCCCGAGCTGTCGCTCGTCATCCCGATCTACAACGAGGAAGAGGTCCTTCCTCAGCTCGACGTGCGTCTCAAGGAGCTGCTCGGAAAGCTCGACGGCCTCACGACCGAGGTCGTCTTCGTCAACGACGGCTCGAAGGACGCGTCGATGGACATCCTGCGACGGATGGCCGGCCACGAGCCCCGCTACAAGGTGCTCGGGTTCTCGCGCAACTTCGGGCATCAGCGCGCGATCACGGCGGGCATGGACAAGGCGCGCGGTCGCGCCATCGTCGTGATGGACGCCGACCTGCAGGATCCGCCCGAGGTCATCCTCGAGATGGTCGCGAAATGGAAGCAAGGGTTCGACGTCGTCTACGGGCGGCGGCGATCGCGCGTCGGTGAGTCGTGGTTCAAGCTCTTCACCGCGAAGTGGTTCTACCGCGTCTTCGCGGCGCTGATCCCGATCGAGGTGCCGCTCGACGCCGGTGACTTCCGGCTGATGAGCCGCCGCGTCGTGCGCACGCTGTCGGGGCTGCGCGAGAACCACCGCTTCGTGCGCGGCCTCGTCGCGTGGGTCGGGTTCAAGCAGACGGCGGTCGAGTACGATCGCGCGGCGCGCGCGGCGGGGGAGACGAAGTACCCGCTGAAGAAGATGCTCGCGTTCGCGCTCGACGGGATCGCGTCGTTCAGCATCCAGCCGCTCCGCTTCGCGACGTACATCGGCGTCTTCGTCGGCGCGGCGAGCGTCCTCTACGCCATCGCGTCGATCATCACGTACGCGGCCGGCATGAACGTGCCCGGCTGGACGACGCAGGTCGTCCTCGTCGCGTTCCTCTTCAGCGTCCAGTTCTTCATGCTCGGCGTCCTCGGCGAATACGTCGGGCGCATCTACGAGCAGTCGAAGCGGCGGCCGCTCTACGTCCTCTCGGAGCGCATCAACTTCGGCTCGAAGAAGCGATCGCGGAAGCTCGCGACGAACGACATCGTCGAAGCGGTCCGCGCGCCGTCGTTCCCGCCGCCGTCGGGGCGCACGCCGTCGGTGCCGCCCGCGCTACCGCGCACGTCGAAGCCGCCGTCCGTCACGACCGCCGCCGCGACGCCGGCGAGCGTGCCGCCGCAGGCCGCCGCGAGGCCGGCGAGCGTGCCGCCAAGCGTGGGGGCGCAGGCCGCGGCGAAGCCGGCGAGCATGGGGGTGCAGGCCGCGGCGAAGTCGGCGAGCGTGGGGGTGCAGGCCGCTGGCGAGGTGCCGCCGCCGCCCGCCGCTGTTGTTGCGGCGGGTGCCGTGGCCGAGGCTTCCATTTCGAGTCACATGCCTGCGCGGAAGAGCGTGACGCCCGCGCCGCCCGCGACCGCCTCGAACAAGCCGCCGCCGCTGAAGCTGTCGTCGTCGCTCTCGTCGATCCCCGCCGCGCCGCACGCACCCGCGACGGGACCCGCCGGACCGCCGCGCAGCGCCAGCTCCGCGAGCGTGCCGCCGCCGCTCCCGCGCACGCCGAGCGCGCCGCCTGTCGCAGCCGAGCCACGCACGACCCCGAGCGCTCCGCCCGTCCGGCCCGCGGGGCACACTCCGAGCGCTCCGCCCGTCCGGCCCGCGGGGCACACTCCGAGCGCTCCGCCCGTCCGGCCCGCGGGGCACACTCCGAGCGCTCCGCCCGTCCGGCCCGCGGGGCACACTCCGAGCGCTCCGGCGGTTCGGCCCTCTGGACACACTCCGAGCGCTCCGGCGGTTCGGCCCTCTGGACACACTCCGAGCGCTCCGGCGGTTCGGCCTTCTGGGTACACCCCGAATGCTCCGGCGGTTCGGCCTTCTGGGCGCACGCCTAGCGCGCCGCCTGGGGCCGCGACACCGAGCGTGCCGCCCCGTGCGGCGACGCCTAGCGCGCCGCCTGGGGCCGCGACACCGAGCGTGCCGCCCGCGCCGCCCGGTGCGGCGACGCCGAGTGCGCCGCCTGGGGCCGTGAAGTCGGTGCCGCCGTCGATGCGGACGCCGAGTGCGCCGCCGGTGCAGCGGGCGAGCGTGTCGGCGATGCGGGCCGCGGCGGGGGCGCCGCCGCCGAGCAAGAACCCCAGCGGCGCACCGCGCGCGCCGAGCGTGCCGGCGATGCGCGCGGCGAAAGCCGACGCCATGCCCGAGACCGCGCGCTCGCCGTCGGCCGTCCCCACCGCCACTACGGACGAGCCGTCCGACACCTGA
- the galE gene encoding UDP-glucose 4-epimerase GalE, protein MKKVLVTGGAGYIGSHMVAALLEAGHRVTVLDDLSTGHREQVPAAASFALGDVANARELLVRERFDGVIHFAAKIRVEESVANPRLYFHANTMKSLALLDAMIDAKEAGAPLPSIVFSSTAAVYGTPESVPIDEDHPKRPESPYGSSKLAIEHALDAYGKAYGLRWAALRYFNAAGAHPEAGLGERHEPETHLIPIVLEVAAGERKHLTMFGTDWDTPDGTCVRDYIHVRDLAAAHLAAIEHLGRGGASGAFNCGTGKGTSVREIVRAVERVTGKTVTVVESPRRAGDPAVLVAKVDRAAEVLGWRAERTDLDAIVSDAWAFKMR, encoded by the coding sequence ATGAAGAAGGTCCTCGTCACCGGCGGCGCCGGGTACATCGGCTCGCACATGGTCGCGGCGCTGCTCGAGGCGGGGCATCGCGTGACCGTGCTCGACGACCTCTCGACCGGGCACCGCGAGCAGGTGCCCGCCGCCGCGAGCTTCGCCCTTGGCGACGTCGCGAACGCGCGGGAGCTGCTCGTTCGGGAGCGGTTCGACGGCGTCATCCACTTCGCGGCGAAGATCCGGGTGGAGGAGTCGGTCGCGAATCCGCGGCTCTACTTCCACGCGAACACGATGAAGTCGCTCGCGCTCCTCGACGCGATGATCGACGCGAAGGAGGCGGGCGCGCCGCTACCGTCGATCGTGTTCTCGTCGACCGCGGCGGTGTACGGCACGCCGGAGAGCGTTCCGATCGACGAGGATCATCCGAAGCGGCCCGAGAGCCCGTACGGCAGCTCGAAGCTCGCGATCGAGCACGCGCTCGACGCCTACGGCAAGGCGTACGGACTGCGCTGGGCCGCGCTCCGCTACTTCAACGCCGCGGGCGCGCATCCCGAGGCCGGGCTCGGCGAGCGGCACGAGCCGGAGACGCACCTGATCCCGATCGTGCTCGAGGTCGCGGCCGGGGAGCGGAAGCACCTCACGATGTTCGGCACGGATTGGGACACGCCCGACGGCACGTGTGTCCGCGACTACATCCACGTGCGGGACCTCGCCGCCGCGCACCTCGCCGCGATCGAGCACCTCGGGCGCGGGGGGGCGTCCGGGGCGTTCAACTGCGGGACGGGGAAGGGCACGAGCGTGCGGGAGATCGTCCGTGCGGTGGAGCGCGTCACCGGGAAGACGGTCACGGTGGTGGAGTCGCCGCGGCGGGCGGGGGATCCGGCGGTGCTCGTCGCCAAGGTGGACCGCGCGGCGGAGGTCCTCGGCTGGCGCGCCGAGCGGACCGACCTGGACGCGATCGTGAGCGACGCGTGGGCGTTCAAAATGCGGTAG
- a CDS encoding class I SAM-dependent methyltransferase — translation MVGLYRKILGHPFVYEQVRPRVVGGIDMRPLYEMLPDPARHSILDVGCGTGDALRYLDRFERYLGIDTDPVAIAAAEKRWGNDPRVRFECRVVHAADVVELEPTGVVLSGVLHHLTNEEAVGALRMAAGSPRLARVVTNDIVFVPGMLFNNVLAMMDRGRYCRTPDAYAALARDAGLEVEVAKSITSSPTSDRVRYHAMALRPR, via the coding sequence ATGGTCGGTCTCTACCGCAAGATCCTCGGGCATCCGTTCGTCTACGAGCAGGTTCGGCCGCGTGTCGTGGGGGGGATCGACATGCGGCCGCTCTACGAGATGCTGCCTGACCCCGCTCGGCACTCGATCCTCGACGTCGGGTGCGGGACCGGGGATGCGCTCCGGTACCTCGACCGGTTCGAGCGGTACCTCGGGATCGATACCGACCCCGTCGCGATCGCGGCGGCGGAGAAGCGGTGGGGGAACGATCCGCGCGTCAGGTTCGAGTGCCGCGTCGTCCACGCCGCCGACGTCGTGGAGCTCGAGCCCACCGGCGTCGTGCTGTCCGGTGTGCTGCATCACCTCACGAACGAGGAAGCGGTGGGCGCGCTCCGCATGGCAGCCGGGTCGCCGCGGCTCGCGCGCGTCGTCACGAACGACATCGTGTTCGTCCCCGGCATGCTGTTCAACAACGTGCTCGCGATGATGGACCGCGGCCGGTACTGCCGCACGCCCGACGCCTACGCCGCGCTCGCGCGCGACGCCGGGCTCGAGGTCGAGGTCGCGAAGTCGATCACCTCGAGCCCCACCAGCGACCGCGTCCGGTACCACGCGATGGCGTTGAGGCCGCGATGA
- a CDS encoding restriction endonuclease, translated as MGVDLILTTAARKRIAVQAKGYPSGTRVGIKAIQEAHMGADLFRCHAASVITNSRFTKPAVNATQKLIASGHDIRLIDVVGLGGLMAGHTQL; from the coding sequence ATGGGCGTCGATCTCATTCTGACAACCGCGGCTCGAAAAAGGATCGCGGTGCAAGCGAAGGGCTATCCCTCTGGGACTCGCGTCGGGATCAAAGCCATCCAAGAAGCGCACATGGGCGCCGACCTGTTTCGGTGTCACGCCGCGAGCGTGATTACAAACAGCCGGTTCACCAAGCCTGCCGTGAACGCGACGCAGAAGCTGATTGCGTCTGGTCACGACATCCGTCTCATCGACGTCGTCGGACTAGGCGGTCTGATGGCCGGACATACACAGCTCTAG